The genomic DNA GGTGACCTTTTTTGCTTTGTATTGATGTGTGATTGGTTGGTAGTTTGCGGGTGTTGTTTGTTGGAATTTGTCGGTAAATCGATATTCCATGTCGAATCGTCGATAAATTTAAAAAATCGCCGATATCGTTACATTAGTATATTACTGTTCTTTTAATTTCTCTTGTTGTGCAAGTAGTAAATTGCGCAAGATGTGTCCGCGGTAACTTTCTAGTTTTCGTCCTTCATGATAGCGCACACCTAATTTTTTTAATTCAGCTACGTACCAGCCTTTTGTTCCGTAGTACATTGGATCACTTCCTTTTTGCTTTTGAACAGTATATGTTGGGGATGGAAGTAACTTTCCATTGAAAATAATAAGCCTGGTTGTAGAAATGTGTTCCATAAAATAGCTTCCAGGAAGTGTATAAAAAAATAGACAGTAGTGTATGCTTTTTTTAACAATGTATACAAATCTATACCCTATGCGTTGGCATGATATTTGCAAAGGAAATAGTATCAACATATAGGGGAGAGATAGAAATGAAGGTTAGCAAAGTGTATACGACAATTGATGCGCACGTAGCTGGGGAACCGCTTCGAATTATTACAGGCGGTGTGCCAGAAATAAAGGGAGAAACGCAGCTAGAAAGACGCGCATACTGTATGGAACATTTGGATCATCTTCGCGAGGTTCTTATGTATGAACCGAGAGGGCATCACGGCATGTACGGTTGTATTATTACACCGCCAGCAAGTGCTCACGCTGATTTTGGCGTGTTATTTATGCACAATGAAGGCTGGAGTACGATGTGTGGGCATGGCATTATTGCTGTTATTACAGTCGGAATTGAAACGGGTATGTTTGAAGTGACAGGTGAGAAACAAAAGTTCATTATTGATAGCCCTGCTGGGGAAGTGGTTGCGTACGCAAAATTTAATGGTAGCGAAGTAGAGTCCGTATCATTTGAAAATGTTCCTTCATTTGTATACAAAAAAGACGCTCCTATTAAAATAGATGACTATGAATTTCAAGTAGATATCGCATTTGGCGGAGCTTTTTATGCTGTAGTGGATAGTAAAGAATTTGGTTTGAAAGTCGATTTCAAAGACTTATCTGCCATTCAAACGTGGGGCGGTAAAATTAAGCGCTACATTGAGAGCCGAATGGAAGTAAAGCACCCGCTTGAAGAAGGTTTAAAAGGAATATACGGCGTTATTTTCTCAGATGAACCGAAGGGGGAAGACGCAACTTTACGAAATGTAACGATTTTTGCTGACGGACAAGTAGACCGTTCTCCTTGCGGCACAGGAACTTCCGCAAGAATCGCAACCCTTTTTGAAAAAGAGGCTTTACAAAAGGGAGAAATTTTCGTCCACGAATGCATTACTGACGGGAAATTCGAAGGGGAAGTATTGTCGGTAACAGCAGTAGATACATACGAAGCTGTCGTTCCGAAAGTAACAGGGAATGCATTTATTACAGGATTTCATCAGTTCGTTGTAGATCCGAGAGATGATTTGAATCGTGGGTTTTTGTTAGGATAGAAGGAGGAGGTGGAAAGATATGCTAGTCATAAGCGCGAACGAACAAAGAAACTTAGTAAATATGAATGAAGTCATTGCATACGCGGCGCTTGCTTTACAAGAATTTTCTGCAGAAAGAACGAATACACCAATACGTACTTCACTACCATTTGCGAATGAGAAAAATACGGCATTAATTATGCCTTCAGTAGCGGAAGGACTCGAAGCACTTGGTCTAAAAGTAGTAACAGTAGTCCCGCAGAACAAAAAGATAGGAAAGAAAACGATAAACGGGATTGTAATGCTATCAGACTTTCAAACGGGAGAACCGCTCGCACTTTTAGAAGGATCCTATTTAACAATGATTCGAACAGGCGCCTTATCAGGAGTAGCAACAAAACATTTAGCTCGTCATAACGCAAAAACTTTATGTATTATCGGGACCGGTGAACAGGCAAAGGGAATTGCCGAAGCTGTATTTGCGGTTAGAGATATTGAAAAAGTCATTTTATACAATCGAACAGAAGAAAAAGCATATGCATTTGCGCAATATATACAAGAGAGATTTAATACACCTGCTCACGTTCACACCAATGCAAATGAAGCAATAAGCGAAGCAGACATCATCGTCACAACTACGAACGCATCCACACCAGTCTTCTCAGAAAAACTACAAAAAGGCGTACATATAAACGCCGTCGGCTCATTCAGGCCAAGCATGCAAGAACTACCATCCCACGCCATCGCAAGTGCAACAAAAGTAGTAGTCGAATCAAAAGAAGCAGCATTAGAAGAAACGGGTGATCTTCAAGTTCCGATACAAGAAGGTTTATTCAAAGCAAGCGACATCCACGCCGAACTTGGTCAAATCATAAGCGGAGAAAAAGCAGGCCGCGAAAACGATGAAGAGATTACTGTTTTCAAATCGGTTGGTTTGGCAGTGGTGGATATTATTGTTGCGAAGTATTTGTATGAGAAGGCGGTGGAGCAGGGAGTGGGGAATAGGATTGAGTTTTGATTGAGGGGCTGCCTTTTGGTGGTCTTTTTTTGTAGGGGTTGGGTTCTTCTGTGTTAATGGATCTTGTTTGGAAGAATTGTGACAAGTAATCATTAACATAAGATATAGAGGACAGGAGTACATGAGGGATGTATGAAGAATGTATAAAAATTGAATTTTTCTAGTATAAACATAGAAGCGGATTAAGAGGTGGAAATAGCAGATAGAGATGAAAAACTTCATTAAATCTAGTAGGAGAAGAATTTACAAGTGCAAAAGGGTTTTATTTTCTTTTGTGGAATGATATTTATAGTTCCCTTATTAAAATTTAGAAAGGAGAATATTTATGAAACATTCCTTATTGGAGACAAATACAGAGCCAGGAAAGAAAGAATCATTGCTTACACGGTGTGCAAATGTATTTTCGAGATGGTCTCAGAAATATGTCCCGGATGCCTTTGTTATTGCTGTGCTGCTTACTTTATTTACTTTCATTATAGCTTTGTTGATGAATCCCTCAAATCCGTACAAGATCGTAAAATCTTGGGGGGATGGATTTTGGACTTATTTAACGTTTACAATGCAAATGGTATTGCTAATGGTTACAGGAATGACGCTAGCTTCTGTCCCGTTTATCAATAGAGGTTTGCAGTCCGTTGCAAAGTTGGCCGATACACCTCAAAAGGCTTATACGATGACATTTTTGATTAGTGCAATTGCATACTATATCAATTGGGGACTAGCTGTAGTTGTGGGAGCGATCATTGCGAAGGAAGTAGCGAAAAAGAATCCGAATGCACATTTTCCATTACTTGTAGCAGCTGCTTATGCTCCGACAGCCTTATATAGCGCAGGTCTCTCTAGTTCTATTGGCCTGACAATTGCCACAAAGGATCATTTTCTTATAGATATGATTGGAATTATTCCTACCTCACAAACAATCTTTAGTTATTCTACTCTAATTATTTTTTTCGCTCTATTCATCACGATGCCAATTATTATTGTACTTATGGCTCCAAAAAGTGGGATTATCAGGTATAAAGCACTCGAAACAGATACAAATTCTTTTGTAAAACCTGCTCAAAAAAAATTAACTCCTGCGGAAAAACTGGAATGGTCACCGGTTTTAGGAATAGTATTAGGCGTAATCGGCACGTTGTATTGTGTTTATGAATTCATAAACGGTCATAGTTTAGATTTAAATATCATTAATTTGTTTTTCTTGTCACTTGGTTTGCTCCTGCATGGTTCTCTTGGCAACTTTGCACAAGGATTCAAAGAAGCTGCGCAATCCATATCTCCAATTATCCTACAGTTTCCATTTTATGCGGGGATTATCGCTGTTTTAGGTAGTTCAGGATTGGGAAGCTCAATCATTGAATGGATGGCATCCATTGCGTCAAAGGATACATTTGATATATTTACATATTGGTCAGCGGGTTTGGTGAACTTATTGGCACCATCCGGCGGGGGACAATGGGCTTTACAAGGGCCACTGCAGGTCCCGGCAGGATTGAAGTTAGGTGTAGATCCGGCTACTATTGCTATGGCGGTAGGCTGGGGGGACGCATGGACAAATTTGATTCAGCCATTCTGGGCACTACCTCTTTTAGGAGTACTGGGATTGAAAATTAAAGATATCATGGGTTATTGTTTCATTCTCTGCATTTGGGTCGGAATTGTTACAAGTGTATTGATGTTATTTCTATATTAGTTTTAATAGGAATGCACATCACTATTAAGTAATACGATTAAAATGAAGGTGAAATGGATTTAGAAGCATAGACGAAGTATTTATGAATATCCTAGATTTCAGTATCAAATTTCCGGATATCTATGTTATTCCATGTAGGAACGGCAATTACAAAAATCACTTGAAGTTACATAACATTCATCTGTAAACATCTCATTTTCTATCTGTTAAGAAACTTTGCAATAGAACCATCTTTTGAGAAGTCATAAGAGATACTCGCAAGCCTTATTTGAAGTAAAATCAGTTAAGGATCTATCAATAGAGTAAATCCTATTGATAGATCCTTAATGTTTTAAATCCGCAAAATCTTGATGCTACCCTATGCCCATCTTTAGCTTAACCGTAGAAATCCCCAAAAAATCAAACTCACATATACCATCTTGGCACTCTTTCAGATAAAGTATTTAAAATCTAGTTCAGATAAATGAAAATCATAGAATACATACCCTTTTATAATTTTAGCTAGATTTATTATTAGCTAGTTTATCCCCACCACCAAGCTCCGCCTCAATCTGCGAAGTCTTCGATGACTCATCCATACGCCAATACGTAATAAAGCTGATTGCGATACATCCAGCTACGTAGAAGTAGAATAGCGATTCCATTCCGATACTCTTTAGCCATAGTGCGATGAACTCTGCAGTCCCACCGAATATCGCAACTGTTAGGGCATAGGGTAAACCTACGCCTAGTGCGCGGATTTCAGTTGGGAAGAGTTCGGCTTTTACAATTGCGTTAATGGAAGTGTAACCAGTAACGATAATAAGGCCGACCATCATAAGTAAGAACGCTACGATTGGTTCTGTCGTTTTTTCCATGAAGAAGAAGATCGGCGCTGTTAGTAATGTTCCGAGAATACCGAATGCCATTAATAGTGGGCGGCGTCCGATTTTATCGGATAATAGCCCCGCAATTGGTTGAAGTACAACGAAAATAAGTAGTGCGACAAAGTTAATCCAGCTTACAACTTCTTTCGGAAGACCGACTGTGTTTACCATGAATTTTTGTAAATATGTTGTGTACGTATAGAAGGCAACAGTGCCTCCTAGTGTTAGGCCGACTACTGTTAATACTGCTTTCGGATGTTTCATAAGAGCGCGAACGGTTCCTGCGCTTTCGCGTTTTTGTGATTTTATGTTTGCGAATTGCTCCGATTCATCCATCGTGCGGCGAAGCCATAATACAGCTACTGCGCCCATCGCTCCAATAATGAACGGAATACGCCATCCCCAAGCTTTCATATCTGGTTCGCTTAGTAATTGCTGAAGAACAATTTGAACGCCTAACGCAACCATTTGTCCAGCAACGAGAGTTACATATTGGAAACTTGAATAAAAACCGCGGCGACCACTACTAGCCATTTCAGATAAATATGTTGCGGAAGTTCCGTACTCTCCGCCGAGTGATAATCCTTGCAGTAAACGAGCAAGAACTAAAATAATAGGTGCCATAATCCCGATGCTTTCGTAACTAGGTGTACAGGCGATAATTAAAGAACCGCCGGCCATAACTGTAATGGAAAGTGTTAATGCTGCCCGGCGTCCGTGCCGATCTGCATAACGTCCCATTAATAAACTTCCGATAGGGCGCATTAAAAACCCAACTGCGAAAATAGCTGCTGTGTTCAGTAACTGACTCGTTGGATCTCCTTTAGGAAAGAACTCTGCTGAGAAGTAAACAGCGAAAGCAGAGTAAACGTACCAGTCGTACCATTCAATTAAATTGCCGACAGAACCTTTGAAGATATTGCCGGCGACTCGATTAGATTTTGCTTGAGCCATAATCATTCCTCCTCTTGCTTATAAATAAAATGATAATTATGAAAGCGTGTTCATTGTAGTTAAATTGTACTGTCTACGGATTTAAATCTCAATATTATGACAATTTTATTCTTTTTGTACTTTATGTGCATGGGTATTTTTAATAGTTGCTTCATTTTCAGTTTTGTCATAATAATAGAAAAAGGAGATTGATAGTTTCGAATATTTTATCAAAGGATATGAAGTATGAAGAAATCACGCAAAGTGTCATTGCAAACGAAAATAGTAAGCTTAATTATCGCGTTAATTTTATTTGTCGTTCTCCTATTAGCAGGAATATTTGTTTACATTCAGTCCGTTGATACGAAGCGCCAAGTGGAGCAGCTGGCACTGCAAACAGCTAAATCTCTTTCTTTTATGCCAGCTATAAAAGATGCTTTTCAAAATAACGAGCATAAAAGTACCATTCAATCTATTGCGGAACAAGTTCGGGAGCAAGCTGGTGCGGATTATGTAATTGTGGAAGATCGCTATGGAGTTATGTATTCCCATTCTAATTCTGAGTTGATTGGTACAAAGAGTAACAATCCATATAACTATGAAGCACTCACTTTTGGCGGCTATTATACGCTTGAAGGAAATGGTACAAGTGGTCCGTCTTTAATGGCGAAGGCACCTATTATTGTTCATAACGGAGATTACGATCAAGTAGTAGGTGTTGTGACAGTAGAGTTTTTAATAAAAGGAATTGAATCTAACATATTGAGCAGAACGAAAGAAATTATACTCTTTTCTTTAGCTGTATTAGTAGCCGGCATTGTTGGTGGTATTCTTTTAGCACGTAGTATTCGTAAAGACACACTCGGTTTAGAGCCGAATGAAATTGCAGCGCTATACCGGGAACGAAGCGCGATACTACTATCTATAAAAGAAGGGATTATCGCCATTGATCAAAATGGTTTTATTACGATGATGAACACATCAGCAGAGGAAATGCTTCATGTAAATGGTGATTATATGCAGCGGCACATTTCAAAAGTTTTACCTGATTTTAATATGGAAAGAGTGCTAGAAAACGATCAAGAAATCGCGTTTCAAGATAAAGTATTTATTTTAAACATGACACCGATACTCGAAAATAATAATACGGTAGGCGTTGTATGTAGTTTTAGAGATAAAACAGAACTGAAAAACTTAGTGAATACAATATCTGAGGTAAGAAAGTATTCTGAGGACTTACGTGCTCAAACACATGAATTCACAAATAAGCTGTTTGTCTTATCAGGATTACTTCAGTTAGGACATTACAAAGAAGCGATTGAATTTATCCAACAAGAATCTAATATTCATCAAAGCCAAAACCATATTTTATTCCATCAAATTCATGATGCGAAAGTACAAGCTATTTTATTAGGAAAAATCGGAACAGCATCTGAGAAGAAAATCGATTTTCATATTGAAGGAGATAGTGCGCTTTATCCATTACCAGACCATATAAAAGTTTCGCACCTTATTACGATCCTTGGAAACATAATAGACAATGCGTTTGATGCGGTGAGTGAACGAGAGGAAAAGAGTGTTTCCTTCTTCGTTACCGATATTGGACATGACATTGTGTTTGAAGTGATAGATAGCGGGATAGGAGTACCGGGAGAAAAAATAAGTACCATTTTTCAAAAAGGATTTTCAACGAAAGGAAATAATCGTGGTTACGGACTAGCGAATGTGAAAGAAATGGTAGATCTACTAGAAGGAACAATTGAAGTTCAAAACGAGAAAAACGGAGGAGCTATTTTTACAATTTACCTTCCGAAAACATTGAGAGAAAGTACATGACAAACAGGGGGATGGGCATATGTTGAAGGTTGCAATTGCAGAAGATGATTTCCGCGTCGCGCAAATTCAGGAAGAGTTTTTATCAAAAATAAAGGACGTAAAAGTGATTGGAAAAGCATTGAATGCAAAAGAAACGATGGAACTACTACAAAGAGAAGAAATCGATTTACTCCTATTAGATAACTATTTACCAGATGGAATCGGAACAGACTTATTGCCACAAATTCATGCTGACTTTCCGAATGTTGATGTCATTATGGTTACTGCGGCAAATGAAAACCATATGTTAGAAAAAGCAATTCGAAATGGTGTAAGCAACTACCTTATAAAACCGGTCACGTTAGATAAATTTGTTCGAACCATTGAAGACTATAAAAGAAAGAAGCAATTATTACATAGTAACAATGAAGTAAATCAAGCGCTAATCGATAACTTCTTCGGCACTTCACAAACACAAGACATAAAAAACTTACCGACAGGTGTTGATCCGTTAACACTGCAAAAAGTGAAAGGAATTATAAAAGGGTTCGAAGAGGGAATTACAATAGAAGAAATGGGAGAACAAATGGGGGCATCCAGAACAACCGCAAGAAGATATTTAGAATACTTAGTAGCGACAAACGAATGCACAGTAGAGTACACATACGGCATTATCGGACGACCAGAACGAAAATATCGAATAGGAAGAGGACTATGAAAAAACGATTATTACTATGTATATGGATCATGACAGGAGTAATAGCTGGTTGTTCCTCAGAAAAACCCCAAACGAATACAGTAAACATAGACAAAGTAGAAATCGTTGCGCCAAACGTTCCAGGAGCAGGGTGGGACTTAACAGCACGGGCGATGCAAAAAACGCTAACAGAAGAAAAAATCTTCACAAAACCAATCACAGTTACAAACAAAGTAGGTGGCAGCGGTGATGTCGGCTGGAAATATACGAAACAAAAAGGCGGTCACGTACTGGCGATTAACTCAAGCTTACTCATAACGAACAACCTACTAGGCCACAGTAAACTAACATATAAAGACTTCACACCGCTCGCAACGCTAGCATCGGACTGGGAAGTCGTTGTCGTATCAAAAGATTCAAACATAAAAAACGCAAACGAACTAATGGGACAAATAAAACAAAACAAGAAAAACTTCAAAATCGGCGTTGCCCCAGGCCTAGGAAACGACGATCACCTATCCTTCGTACAAGTAAGCAAAGCCTTCGGCATAAACCCTGCCGAACTACAATTTTTCGTCTACGAAAACAAAGAAAAAATCATAAACGCCCTAACGAACAAACAAATAGGCGCCGCAACCATGACCCTATCTGAAGCCGAAAAACAATACAAAGCCGGCAAAATAAAAATACTAGCCGTATCCGCACCAAAACGACTAGACCGACTACCAGAAATCTCAACATGGAAAGAACAAGGAATCGACGTCATATTCCAGCACTGGAAAGGAATTATGGGCCCGAAAGATATGACGGAGGAAGAGGTTGCTTATTGGGATGGTGTGATTAAGAGGATGGTGGAGAGTGATAGTTGGAAGGGGATTTTGAGGGAGCGGGGTTGGGAGGATTTTTATAAGGATAGTGGGGAGAGTAGGGTGTTTCTTGAGCAGAGTAGTGAGGAGTATAAGGAGCTAGTGGGGAATAATAGGAATTATTAAATCATACGGTATGGCGTATGATTTTTCTTTTATACATAGTTTGGTAAAATAGTAGTAATTGTAATTTATTGTAACGGTGGGATGAAAATGTTAGATCAACTTATAATTGAATTGGCTAAAACAACGAAGCAGGTTGAAGATATAAATGGTGATAAAACTTATTGGATTATAAACAAGGGTGATAAAGGATTAGATGTTCAAACTAAAACTTCAAGTGGACAATATGCAAATGAAGAAGAAGCACCATCTTATTTTAACGTAAGTTTTGAACTTCTTAAGAATGCTTGGGGAAAGCTTATAGCTATGCGTACGGTACAGAGTGAAGATTTCGGACAAGTGAGTGAATGTAATGACTTCTTGATAGCTTTCTTTTCACAGCTTCCATTTGTGAATGTAACGGAATCAGGGGCTATTACATTTAAAGAGTTCCAAACTGATAATTTGCCATGTGAGCAGTATCATAAAGTTGTTGGATTTTTGGAAGAGGTAATAAACAATACATACGATCCGAAAAATTTAAGTGAGCAAACCAATGGTAATTTGTATAGAGTTAAATCTAAAGGAAGACAAGATTTAAGATTACTGGGATTTTTAAAGGATAA from Bacillus basilensis includes the following:
- a CDS encoding proline racemase family protein — protein: MKVSKVYTTIDAHVAGEPLRIITGGVPEIKGETQLERRAYCMEHLDHLREVLMYEPRGHHGMYGCIITPPASAHADFGVLFMHNEGWSTMCGHGIIAVITVGIETGMFEVTGEKQKFIIDSPAGEVVAYAKFNGSEVESVSFENVPSFVYKKDAPIKIDDYEFQVDIAFGGAFYAVVDSKEFGLKVDFKDLSAIQTWGGKIKRYIESRMEVKHPLEEGLKGIYGVIFSDEPKGEDATLRNVTIFADGQVDRSPCGTGTSARIATLFEKEALQKGEIFVHECITDGKFEGEVLSVTAVDTYEAVVPKVTGNAFITGFHQFVVDPRDDLNRGFLLG
- a CDS encoding short-chain fatty acid transporter, encoding MKHSLLETNTEPGKKESLLTRCANVFSRWSQKYVPDAFVIAVLLTLFTFIIALLMNPSNPYKIVKSWGDGFWTYLTFTMQMVLLMVTGMTLASVPFINRGLQSVAKLADTPQKAYTMTFLISAIAYYINWGLAVVVGAIIAKEVAKKNPNAHFPLLVAAAYAPTALYSAGLSSSIGLTIATKDHFLIDMIGIIPTSQTIFSYSTLIIFFALFITMPIIIVLMAPKSGIIRYKALETDTNSFVKPAQKKLTPAEKLEWSPVLGIVLGVIGTLYCVYEFINGHSLDLNIINLFFLSLGLLLHGSLGNFAQGFKEAAQSISPIILQFPFYAGIIAVLGSSGLGSSIIEWMASIASKDTFDIFTYWSAGLVNLLAPSGGGQWALQGPLQVPAGLKLGVDPATIAMAVGWGDAWTNLIQPFWALPLLGVLGLKIKDIMGYCFILCIWVGIVTSVLMLFLY
- a CDS encoding tripartite tricarboxylate transporter substrate binding protein is translated as MKKRLLLCIWIMTGVIAGCSSEKPQTNTVNIDKVEIVAPNVPGAGWDLTARAMQKTLTEEKIFTKPITVTNKVGGSGDVGWKYTKQKGGHVLAINSSLLITNNLLGHSKLTYKDFTPLATLASDWEVVVVSKDSNIKNANELMGQIKQNKKNFKIGVAPGLGNDDHLSFVQVSKAFGINPAELQFFVYENKEKIINALTNKQIGAATMTLSEAEKQYKAGKIKILAVSAPKRLDRLPEISTWKEQGIDVIFQHWKGIMGPKDMTEEEVAYWDGVIKRMVESDSWKGILRERGWEDFYKDSGESRVFLEQSSEEYKELVGNNRNY
- a CDS encoding response regulator, which translates into the protein MLKVAIAEDDFRVAQIQEEFLSKIKDVKVIGKALNAKETMELLQREEIDLLLLDNYLPDGIGTDLLPQIHADFPNVDVIMVTAANENHMLEKAIRNGVSNYLIKPVTLDKFVRTIEDYKRKKQLLHSNNEVNQALIDNFFGTSQTQDIKNLPTGVDPLTLQKVKGIIKGFEEGITIEEMGEQMGASRTTARRYLEYLVATNECTVEYTYGIIGRPERKYRIGRGL
- a CDS encoding MFS transporter; amino-acid sequence: MAQAKSNRVAGNIFKGSVGNLIEWYDWYVYSAFAVYFSAEFFPKGDPTSQLLNTAAIFAVGFLMRPIGSLLMGRYADRHGRRAALTLSITVMAGGSLIIACTPSYESIGIMAPIILVLARLLQGLSLGGEYGTSATYLSEMASSGRRGFYSSFQYVTLVAGQMVALGVQIVLQQLLSEPDMKAWGWRIPFIIGAMGAVAVLWLRRTMDESEQFANIKSQKRESAGTVRALMKHPKAVLTVVGLTLGGTVAFYTYTTYLQKFMVNTVGLPKEVVSWINFVALLIFVVLQPIAGLLSDKIGRRPLLMAFGILGTLLTAPIFFFMEKTTEPIVAFLLMMVGLIIVTGYTSINAIVKAELFPTEIRALGVGLPYALTVAIFGGTAEFIALWLKSIGMESLFYFYVAGCIAISFITYWRMDESSKTSQIEAELGGGDKLANNKSS
- a CDS encoding sensor histidine kinase, which encodes MKKSRKVSLQTKIVSLIIALILFVVLLLAGIFVYIQSVDTKRQVEQLALQTAKSLSFMPAIKDAFQNNEHKSTIQSIAEQVREQAGADYVIVEDRYGVMYSHSNSELIGTKSNNPYNYEALTFGGYYTLEGNGTSGPSLMAKAPIIVHNGDYDQVVGVVTVEFLIKGIESNILSRTKEIILFSLAVLVAGIVGGILLARSIRKDTLGLEPNEIAALYRERSAILLSIKEGIIAIDQNGFITMMNTSAEEMLHVNGDYMQRHISKVLPDFNMERVLENDQEIAFQDKVFILNMTPILENNNTVGVVCSFRDKTELKNLVNTISEVRKYSEDLRAQTHEFTNKLFVLSGLLQLGHYKEAIEFIQQESNIHQSQNHILFHQIHDAKVQAILLGKIGTASEKKIDFHIEGDSALYPLPDHIKVSHLITILGNIIDNAFDAVSEREEKSVSFFVTDIGHDIVFEVIDSGIGVPGEKISTIFQKGFSTKGNNRGYGLANVKEMVDLLEGTIEVQNEKNGGAIFTIYLPKTLREST
- a CDS encoding YflJ family protein; translation: MEHISTTRLIIFNGKLLPSPTYTVQKQKGSDPMYYGTKGWYVAELKKLGVRYHEGRKLESYRGHILRNLLLAQQEKLKEQ
- a CDS encoding ornithine cyclodeaminase family protein, producing MLVISANEQRNLVNMNEVIAYAALALQEFSAERTNTPIRTSLPFANEKNTALIMPSVAEGLEALGLKVVTVVPQNKKIGKKTINGIVMLSDFQTGEPLALLEGSYLTMIRTGALSGVATKHLARHNAKTLCIIGTGEQAKGIAEAVFAVRDIEKVILYNRTEEKAYAFAQYIQERFNTPAHVHTNANEAISEADIIVTTTNASTPVFSEKLQKGVHINAVGSFRPSMQELPSHAIASATKVVVESKEAALEETGDLQVPIQEGLFKASDIHAELGQIISGEKAGRENDEEITVFKSVGLAVVDIIVAKYLYEKAVEQGVGNRIEF